Proteins found in one Ornithorhynchus anatinus isolate Pmale09 chromosome 8, mOrnAna1.pri.v4, whole genome shotgun sequence genomic segment:
- the NOD1 gene encoding nucleotide-binding oligomerization domain-containing protein 1 isoform X4, whose amino-acid sequence MENRACFEAELIPQSPRSFIKLLKVNRELLVTQIRNTQCLLDNLIENEYFSTEDAEIAAASPTQPDKVRKILDLVQSKGEEVSEYLIYVLQQVSDAYIDLKPWLSEICFSPSELIESKVVVNTDPVSRYTQKLRCELGRDSKFIMSYAQKEEMLLEDTYTENVMELINFSNESLGSVGDLASLLDSTTGVINEDGETVFVFGDAGVGKSILLQKMQHLWAKGELGGGAKFFFRFRCRMFSLFKESEVLCLKDLLFKHNCYPEQDPEEVFAFLLRFPHTALFTFDGFDELHSDFDPGAVPEASSPVEPTHPLVLLVNLLSGKLLKGAGKVLTARAGTEVPRRLIRKKVLLRGFAPSHLRAYTQRFFPDRALRAQVQTQLEANPNLSSLCSVPLFCWIIFKCFEHFHAAYDSPQGLPDCSVTLTDVFLLVTEVHLNRALPASLLRRNTRSQVQTLCAGRAALQALGRVAYSGLERSLFVFDQEEVEALEVPEEDLQLGFVRAVPEAGDRLSYEFFHITLQSFFTALFLVVDDRVGSGELLRFFGEWRTGGPAGPACPRLPFLSLRCLAGGGPSGEDPFRNNDHFHFTNLFLCGLLSKAKQKLLRHLAPASALKKKRKALRAHLFSSMRAYLKSLPRCQTEMFNQVQAMPTFIWMLRCIYETQSDKVGQLAARGICANYIKLTYCNACSADCSAISFVMHHFHKRLALDLDNNNLNDYGVKELRPCFSRLTVLRLSVNQITDTGVKVLYEELTKYKIVTFLGLTTLDY is encoded by the exons ATGGAGAACCGGGCCTGCTTTGAGGCAGAGCTAATCCCTCAAAGCCCCCGCTCTTTCATTAAATTGCTGAAAGTGAACCGGGAGCTTTTGGTCACCCAAATCCGCAACACCCAATGTTTGCTTGACAACTTGATTGAGAATGAATACTTCTCAACGGAGGACGCGGAGATCGCAGCTGCCTCTCCCACTCAACCGGATAAG GTCCGTAAAATTCTGGACCTGGTTCAGAGCAAGGGAGAAGAAGTGTCCGAATATCTCATCTATGTTCTGCAGCAGGTCTCTGACGCCTACATCGACCTGAAGCCCTGGTTGAGCGAAATATGTTTCTCACCCTCTGAGCTCATTGAGAGTAAAGTTGTGGTCAACACTGATCCAG tGAGTAGATACACACAGAAACTGCGCTGTGAGCTGGGCCGGGATTCCAAATTTATCATGTCCTACGCCCAGAAAGAGGAGATGCTGCTGGAGGACACCTATACTGAGAACGTCATGGAGCTGATCAACTTCTCCAACGAGAGCCTCGGCAGCGTGGGGGACCTGGCCTCCCTGCTGGACAGCACCACCGGGGTCATCAATGAGGACGGCGAGACGGTCTTTGTCTTCGGCGACGCTGGGGTGGGGAAGTCCATCCTTTTGCAGAAGATGCAGCACCTCTGGGCCAAGGGCGAGCTGGGCGGAGGGGCCAAGTTCTTCTTCCGCTTCCGCTGCCGCATGTTCAGCCTCTTCAAGGAGAGTGAGGTCCTGTGCCTGAAGGACCTGCTGTTCAAGCACAACTGCTACCCGGAGCAGGACCCCGAGGAGGTGTTCGCCTTCCTCCTGCGCTTCCCACACACCGCCCTCTTCACCTTCGACGGCTTCGACGAGCTCCACTCGGACTTCGACCCGGGCGCTGTGCCTGAGGCCTCCTCGCCCGTGGAGCCCACCCACCCGCTGGTCCTGCTGGTGAACCTGCTCAGCGGCAAGCTGCTCAAAGGGGCCGGGAAGGTGCTGACTGCCCGGGCCGGGACCGAGGTCCCCCGCCGACTGATCCGCAAGAAGGTGCTGCTGCGGGGTTTTGCTCCCAGCCACCTGCGGGCCTACACCCAGCGCTTTTTTCCTGACCGGGCCCTGCGGGCCCAAGTGCAGACCCAGCTGGAGGCTAACCCTAATCTGAGCAGCCTGTGCTCCGTGCCCTTGTTCTGCTGGATCATCTTCAAGTGCTTTGAGCACTTCCATGCAGCCTACGACAGCCCCCAGGGGCTCCCAGACTGCTCGGTCACGCTCACTGACGTTTTCCTGCTGGTGACCGAGGTCCACCTGAACCGGGCGCTGCCTGCCAGCCTCCTGCGCAGGAACACTCGGAGCCAGGTACAGACCTTATGCGCTGGGAGGGCTGCGCTCCAGGCTCTGGGGCGGGTGGCCTACTCGGGCCTGGAGAGGAGCCTCTTTGTCTTTgaccaggaggaggtggaggccctGGAGGTGCCAGAGGAGGACCTGCAGCTGGGCTTCGTGCGTGCTGTGCCTGAGGCTGGGGACCGACTCTCTTATGAGTTCTTCCACATCACGCTGCAGTCCTTCTTCACCGCGCTCTTCCTTGTCGTCGATGACAGGGTGGGCTCTGGGGAGCTGCTCCGGTTCTTTGGCGAGTGGCGGACCGGTGGACCGGCAGGCCCTGCTTGCCCCCGGCTACCCTTCCTCTCGCTCCGGTGTCTGGCCGGGGGTGGGCCATCTGGGGAGGACCCCTTCCGGAACAACGACCACTTCCACTTCACCAACCTTTTCCTGTGTGGGCTCCTGTCCAAGGCCAAGCAGAAGCTCCTGCGACACCTGGCCCCTGCCTCGGCCCTGAAGAAGAAGCGGAAGGCGCTGCGGGCACACTTGTTCTCCAGCATGAGGGCCTACCTGAAGAGCCTGCCCCGCTGCCAGACCGAGATGTTCAACCAGGTGCAAGCCATGCCCACCTTCATCTGGATGCTGCGCTGCATCTACGAGACACAGAGCGACAAGGTGGGGCAGTTGGCGGCCCGGGGCATCTGCGCCAACTACATTAAGCTGACCTACTGCAATGCCTGCTCGGCGGACTGCAGCGCCATCTCCTTCGTCATGCACCACTTCCACAAGCGCCTGGCCCTGGACCTGGATAACAACAACCTGAACGACTACGGCGTCAAGGAGCTGCGGCCCTGCTTCAGTCGCCTCACTGTTCTCAG GCTCAGTGTAAATCAGATCACTGACACTGGAGTAAAAGTGCTCTATGAAGAATTAACTAAATACAAAATTGTAACATTTTTGGG CTTAACAACCCTGGACTACTAA
- the NOD1 gene encoding nucleotide-binding oligomerization domain-containing protein 1 isoform X3, with product MENRACFEAELIPQSPRSFIKLLKVNRELLVTQIRNTQCLLDNLIENEYFSTEDAEIAAASPTQPDKVRKILDLVQSKGEEVSEYLIYVLQQVSDAYIDLKPWLSEICFSPSELIESKVVVNTDPVSRYTQKLRCELGRDSKFIMSYAQKEEMLLEDTYTENVMELINFSNESLGSVGDLASLLDSTTGVINEDGETVFVFGDAGVGKSILLQKMQHLWAKGELGGGAKFFFRFRCRMFSLFKESEVLCLKDLLFKHNCYPEQDPEEVFAFLLRFPHTALFTFDGFDELHSDFDPGAVPEASSPVEPTHPLVLLVNLLSGKLLKGAGKVLTARAGTEVPRRLIRKKVLLRGFAPSHLRAYTQRFFPDRALRAQVQTQLEANPNLSSLCSVPLFCWIIFKCFEHFHAAYDSPQGLPDCSVTLTDVFLLVTEVHLNRALPASLLRRNTRSQVQTLCAGRAALQALGRVAYSGLERSLFVFDQEEVEALEVPEEDLQLGFVRAVPEAGDRLSYEFFHITLQSFFTALFLVVDDRVGSGELLRFFGEWRTGGPAGPACPRLPFLSLRCLAGGGPSGEDPFRNNDHFHFTNLFLCGLLSKAKQKLLRHLAPASALKKKRKALRAHLFSSMRAYLKSLPRCQTEMFNQVQAMPTFIWMLRCIYETQSDKVGQLAARGICANYIKLTYCNACSADCSAISFVMHHFHKRLALDLDNNNLNDYGVKELRPCFSRLTVLRLSVNQITDTGVKVLYEELTKYKIVTFLGYVQPTPE from the exons ATGGAGAACCGGGCCTGCTTTGAGGCAGAGCTAATCCCTCAAAGCCCCCGCTCTTTCATTAAATTGCTGAAAGTGAACCGGGAGCTTTTGGTCACCCAAATCCGCAACACCCAATGTTTGCTTGACAACTTGATTGAGAATGAATACTTCTCAACGGAGGACGCGGAGATCGCAGCTGCCTCTCCCACTCAACCGGATAAG GTCCGTAAAATTCTGGACCTGGTTCAGAGCAAGGGAGAAGAAGTGTCCGAATATCTCATCTATGTTCTGCAGCAGGTCTCTGACGCCTACATCGACCTGAAGCCCTGGTTGAGCGAAATATGTTTCTCACCCTCTGAGCTCATTGAGAGTAAAGTTGTGGTCAACACTGATCCAG tGAGTAGATACACACAGAAACTGCGCTGTGAGCTGGGCCGGGATTCCAAATTTATCATGTCCTACGCCCAGAAAGAGGAGATGCTGCTGGAGGACACCTATACTGAGAACGTCATGGAGCTGATCAACTTCTCCAACGAGAGCCTCGGCAGCGTGGGGGACCTGGCCTCCCTGCTGGACAGCACCACCGGGGTCATCAATGAGGACGGCGAGACGGTCTTTGTCTTCGGCGACGCTGGGGTGGGGAAGTCCATCCTTTTGCAGAAGATGCAGCACCTCTGGGCCAAGGGCGAGCTGGGCGGAGGGGCCAAGTTCTTCTTCCGCTTCCGCTGCCGCATGTTCAGCCTCTTCAAGGAGAGTGAGGTCCTGTGCCTGAAGGACCTGCTGTTCAAGCACAACTGCTACCCGGAGCAGGACCCCGAGGAGGTGTTCGCCTTCCTCCTGCGCTTCCCACACACCGCCCTCTTCACCTTCGACGGCTTCGACGAGCTCCACTCGGACTTCGACCCGGGCGCTGTGCCTGAGGCCTCCTCGCCCGTGGAGCCCACCCACCCGCTGGTCCTGCTGGTGAACCTGCTCAGCGGCAAGCTGCTCAAAGGGGCCGGGAAGGTGCTGACTGCCCGGGCCGGGACCGAGGTCCCCCGCCGACTGATCCGCAAGAAGGTGCTGCTGCGGGGTTTTGCTCCCAGCCACCTGCGGGCCTACACCCAGCGCTTTTTTCCTGACCGGGCCCTGCGGGCCCAAGTGCAGACCCAGCTGGAGGCTAACCCTAATCTGAGCAGCCTGTGCTCCGTGCCCTTGTTCTGCTGGATCATCTTCAAGTGCTTTGAGCACTTCCATGCAGCCTACGACAGCCCCCAGGGGCTCCCAGACTGCTCGGTCACGCTCACTGACGTTTTCCTGCTGGTGACCGAGGTCCACCTGAACCGGGCGCTGCCTGCCAGCCTCCTGCGCAGGAACACTCGGAGCCAGGTACAGACCTTATGCGCTGGGAGGGCTGCGCTCCAGGCTCTGGGGCGGGTGGCCTACTCGGGCCTGGAGAGGAGCCTCTTTGTCTTTgaccaggaggaggtggaggccctGGAGGTGCCAGAGGAGGACCTGCAGCTGGGCTTCGTGCGTGCTGTGCCTGAGGCTGGGGACCGACTCTCTTATGAGTTCTTCCACATCACGCTGCAGTCCTTCTTCACCGCGCTCTTCCTTGTCGTCGATGACAGGGTGGGCTCTGGGGAGCTGCTCCGGTTCTTTGGCGAGTGGCGGACCGGTGGACCGGCAGGCCCTGCTTGCCCCCGGCTACCCTTCCTCTCGCTCCGGTGTCTGGCCGGGGGTGGGCCATCTGGGGAGGACCCCTTCCGGAACAACGACCACTTCCACTTCACCAACCTTTTCCTGTGTGGGCTCCTGTCCAAGGCCAAGCAGAAGCTCCTGCGACACCTGGCCCCTGCCTCGGCCCTGAAGAAGAAGCGGAAGGCGCTGCGGGCACACTTGTTCTCCAGCATGAGGGCCTACCTGAAGAGCCTGCCCCGCTGCCAGACCGAGATGTTCAACCAGGTGCAAGCCATGCCCACCTTCATCTGGATGCTGCGCTGCATCTACGAGACACAGAGCGACAAGGTGGGGCAGTTGGCGGCCCGGGGCATCTGCGCCAACTACATTAAGCTGACCTACTGCAATGCCTGCTCGGCGGACTGCAGCGCCATCTCCTTCGTCATGCACCACTTCCACAAGCGCCTGGCCCTGGACCTGGATAACAACAACCTGAACGACTACGGCGTCAAGGAGCTGCGGCCCTGCTTCAGTCGCCTCACTGTTCTCAG GCTCAGTGTAAATCAGATCACTGACACTGGAGTAAAAGTGCTCTATGAAGAATTAACTAAATACAAAATTGTAACATTTTTGGGGTATGTACAGCCCACACCTGAATGA
- the NOD1 gene encoding nucleotide-binding oligomerization domain-containing protein 1 isoform X2 translates to MENRACFEAELIPQSPRSFIKLLKVNRELLVTQIRNTQCLLDNLIENEYFSTEDAEIAAASPTQPDKVRKILDLVQSKGEEVSEYLIYVLQQVSDAYIDLKPWLSEICFSPSELIESKVVVNTDPVSRYTQKLRCELGRDSKFIMSYAQKEEMLLEDTYTENVMELINFSNESLGSVGDLASLLDSTTGVINEDGETVFVFGDAGVGKSILLQKMQHLWAKGELGGGAKFFFRFRCRMFSLFKESEVLCLKDLLFKHNCYPEQDPEEVFAFLLRFPHTALFTFDGFDELHSDFDPGAVPEASSPVEPTHPLVLLVNLLSGKLLKGAGKVLTARAGTEVPRRLIRKKVLLRGFAPSHLRAYTQRFFPDRALRAQVQTQLEANPNLSSLCSVPLFCWIIFKCFEHFHAAYDSPQGLPDCSVTLTDVFLLVTEVHLNRALPASLLRRNTRSQVQTLCAGRAALQALGRVAYSGLERSLFVFDQEEVEALEVPEEDLQLGFVRAVPEAGDRLSYEFFHITLQSFFTALFLVVDDRVGSGELLRFFGEWRTGGPAGPACPRLPFLSLRCLAGGGPSGEDPFRNNDHFHFTNLFLCGLLSKAKQKLLRHLAPASALKKKRKALRAHLFSSMRAYLKSLPRCQTEMFNQVQAMPTFIWMLRCIYETQSDKVGQLAARGICANYIKLTYCNACSADCSAISFVMHHFHKRLALDLDNNNLNDYGVKELRPCFSRLTVLRLSVNQITDTGVKVLYEELTKYKIVTFLGLYNNQITDVGAKYLARLMDECSSLTHLKLGANKITSEGGKCLALAVQKSKSIFEIGFPEPCLIFTWAFSSGCGAIRSGMKAQRPSQRH, encoded by the exons ATGGAGAACCGGGCCTGCTTTGAGGCAGAGCTAATCCCTCAAAGCCCCCGCTCTTTCATTAAATTGCTGAAAGTGAACCGGGAGCTTTTGGTCACCCAAATCCGCAACACCCAATGTTTGCTTGACAACTTGATTGAGAATGAATACTTCTCAACGGAGGACGCGGAGATCGCAGCTGCCTCTCCCACTCAACCGGATAAG GTCCGTAAAATTCTGGACCTGGTTCAGAGCAAGGGAGAAGAAGTGTCCGAATATCTCATCTATGTTCTGCAGCAGGTCTCTGACGCCTACATCGACCTGAAGCCCTGGTTGAGCGAAATATGTTTCTCACCCTCTGAGCTCATTGAGAGTAAAGTTGTGGTCAACACTGATCCAG tGAGTAGATACACACAGAAACTGCGCTGTGAGCTGGGCCGGGATTCCAAATTTATCATGTCCTACGCCCAGAAAGAGGAGATGCTGCTGGAGGACACCTATACTGAGAACGTCATGGAGCTGATCAACTTCTCCAACGAGAGCCTCGGCAGCGTGGGGGACCTGGCCTCCCTGCTGGACAGCACCACCGGGGTCATCAATGAGGACGGCGAGACGGTCTTTGTCTTCGGCGACGCTGGGGTGGGGAAGTCCATCCTTTTGCAGAAGATGCAGCACCTCTGGGCCAAGGGCGAGCTGGGCGGAGGGGCCAAGTTCTTCTTCCGCTTCCGCTGCCGCATGTTCAGCCTCTTCAAGGAGAGTGAGGTCCTGTGCCTGAAGGACCTGCTGTTCAAGCACAACTGCTACCCGGAGCAGGACCCCGAGGAGGTGTTCGCCTTCCTCCTGCGCTTCCCACACACCGCCCTCTTCACCTTCGACGGCTTCGACGAGCTCCACTCGGACTTCGACCCGGGCGCTGTGCCTGAGGCCTCCTCGCCCGTGGAGCCCACCCACCCGCTGGTCCTGCTGGTGAACCTGCTCAGCGGCAAGCTGCTCAAAGGGGCCGGGAAGGTGCTGACTGCCCGGGCCGGGACCGAGGTCCCCCGCCGACTGATCCGCAAGAAGGTGCTGCTGCGGGGTTTTGCTCCCAGCCACCTGCGGGCCTACACCCAGCGCTTTTTTCCTGACCGGGCCCTGCGGGCCCAAGTGCAGACCCAGCTGGAGGCTAACCCTAATCTGAGCAGCCTGTGCTCCGTGCCCTTGTTCTGCTGGATCATCTTCAAGTGCTTTGAGCACTTCCATGCAGCCTACGACAGCCCCCAGGGGCTCCCAGACTGCTCGGTCACGCTCACTGACGTTTTCCTGCTGGTGACCGAGGTCCACCTGAACCGGGCGCTGCCTGCCAGCCTCCTGCGCAGGAACACTCGGAGCCAGGTACAGACCTTATGCGCTGGGAGGGCTGCGCTCCAGGCTCTGGGGCGGGTGGCCTACTCGGGCCTGGAGAGGAGCCTCTTTGTCTTTgaccaggaggaggtggaggccctGGAGGTGCCAGAGGAGGACCTGCAGCTGGGCTTCGTGCGTGCTGTGCCTGAGGCTGGGGACCGACTCTCTTATGAGTTCTTCCACATCACGCTGCAGTCCTTCTTCACCGCGCTCTTCCTTGTCGTCGATGACAGGGTGGGCTCTGGGGAGCTGCTCCGGTTCTTTGGCGAGTGGCGGACCGGTGGACCGGCAGGCCCTGCTTGCCCCCGGCTACCCTTCCTCTCGCTCCGGTGTCTGGCCGGGGGTGGGCCATCTGGGGAGGACCCCTTCCGGAACAACGACCACTTCCACTTCACCAACCTTTTCCTGTGTGGGCTCCTGTCCAAGGCCAAGCAGAAGCTCCTGCGACACCTGGCCCCTGCCTCGGCCCTGAAGAAGAAGCGGAAGGCGCTGCGGGCACACTTGTTCTCCAGCATGAGGGCCTACCTGAAGAGCCTGCCCCGCTGCCAGACCGAGATGTTCAACCAGGTGCAAGCCATGCCCACCTTCATCTGGATGCTGCGCTGCATCTACGAGACACAGAGCGACAAGGTGGGGCAGTTGGCGGCCCGGGGCATCTGCGCCAACTACATTAAGCTGACCTACTGCAATGCCTGCTCGGCGGACTGCAGCGCCATCTCCTTCGTCATGCACCACTTCCACAAGCGCCTGGCCCTGGACCTGGATAACAACAACCTGAACGACTACGGCGTCAAGGAGCTGCGGCCCTGCTTCAGTCGCCTCACTGTTCTCAG GCTCAGTGTAAATCAGATCACTGACACTGGAGTAAAAGTGCTCTATGAAGAATTAACTAAATACAAAATTGTAACATTTTTGGG CTTATACAATAACCAAATTACTGACGTCGGAGCCAAGTACCTGGCAAGACTCATGGATGAATGTTCAAGCCTCACCCACCTTAA